ATATTACGGCACAGGCCGTCGTAAAACATCTGTTGCACGCGTACGTCTCGTACCAGGAAATGGTCGCGTCGTCATCAACAACCGTGAATTTGAAGACTTCTTTCCTGTTCCTTCCGTCAGAGAAGTCGTTCAGCGTCCATTAAAAGTCGCTGAAGTGGAAGGCAACTATGACGTCATTGTCAGTGTAAATGGTGGAGGAAGCACTGGTCAGGCAGGCGCTGTACGTCTTGGCATTGCCCGTGCATTGCTTAAAGTCGATCCAGCCAACCGTCCGTCATTGAAAGACCAAGGTCTTCTTACACGTGATGCTCGTGCGAAAGAGCGTAAGAAATACGGTCTTAAAGGCGCGCGTCGTGCACCTCAGTTCTCAAAACGTTAATAAATCAACGTTTCAAGCCTCCGAACCCCACTATGGTTCGGGGCTTTTTTAATGCAAAAATGAACGGAACCACCAGCTGCAAAATGAAGTGTAAAATTTGACTTGATATCTACAGAATTCTCTCCTTTTTTACTGTATTGTTTGATTTTTCTAATAATAAGTTTTGTTGAACATTATGTGAAAATATTCACGTTTTTATTGTGAATAATTTCACAAAGTAGTATGATTTGATTGTAAAAGTTAATGAAGGAGTGAGTCATCAATGGAGAATATCAACGTTAAAAGTTTTGTTAACAAAATACTGGCAGGGGTTGCATTGGGAATTGTTGTTGGCTTAATCCCCAACG
Above is a window of Litoribacterium kuwaitense DNA encoding:
- the rpsI gene encoding 30S ribosomal protein S9 gives rise to the protein MATLQYYGTGRRKTSVARVRLVPGNGRVVINNREFEDFFPVPSVREVVQRPLKVAEVEGNYDVIVSVNGGGSTGQAGAVRLGIARALLKVDPANRPSLKDQGLLTRDARAKERKKYGLKGARRAPQFSKR